One region of Oryza glaberrima chromosome 7, OglaRS2, whole genome shotgun sequence genomic DNA includes:
- the LOC127779377 gene encoding uncharacterized protein LOC127779377: protein MSKKKAVTTMTLKDFHGGSIPSELPLPSAPGVSARPADRPVASQAAAPAASARPRALATSAAAAAAAAAAVPSFLTNPSRIGRHFDEDERTPFEAASTPRRPAPSPPSFAPSPAAGPTRSGPGNAWGPRREAAPTAAPVSPAASGGGGGQIWSATRIAQASAVEKVISGRWNSSKPSSPPAAPVSVPVVVETHVAPPEMERPKSVGVRELDGGIERSVAPVRPASHEGRVGEARGVEVQERPRVGDVPERPRVGDVLPERPKLKLLPRSKPIEASEPSPVYVEEKQVHQVPVVANTVQVDVIHDVHQNVVAPKAGVAGADAEGRAVERPRLNLKPRSNAVGQSDESAPKERQSLFGGARPREQVLRERGIDALASDLDKTSPVGRSKSEFAKGEQKVEAMSINPSGEKAESFPAGSRGPRNADKKDYRRDTDRSDVYRPTRREDNRRVARDVEKPEQQRPEPETWRKPVEPPKPEVVAPRFGKGASALELAQAFSKSMSDTVPQSRLTSVPSPKVPQSPGTRDQVGFSRLTDNRALHSSPSQRKINGY, encoded by the exons atgtcgAAGAAGAAGGCGGTGACGACGATGACGCTCAAGGACTTCCACGGCGGCTCCATCCCCTCcgagctccccctcccctccgcccccGGCGT CTCCGCGCGCCCGGCGGACCGCCCCGTGGCCTCCCAGGCGGCCGCTCCCGCGGCGTCCGCTcgcccccgcgccctagcgacctccgccgccgctgccgcggcggcggcggccgcggtccCGTCGTTCCTCACCAACCCTTCCCGCATCGGCCGCCACTTCGACGAGGACGAGCGCACGCCCTTCgaggccgcctccacgccgcgccgcccggccCCGTCGCCCCCGTCGTTCGCCCCATCCCCGGCTGCGGGGCCCACCAGATCCGGGCCCGGGAACGCCTGGGggccgaggagggaggcggctccGACCGCGGCGCCGGTGAGTCCtgccgccagcggcggcggcggtggtcagATCTGGTCGGCGACGCGCATCGCGCAGGCGAGCGCCGTGGAGAAGGTGATCTCCGGGAGGTGGAACTCGTCGAaaccctcctctccaccggcggcgcctGTGTCGGTCCCAGTGGTGGTGGAGACTCATGTTGCACCGCCGGAGATGGAGAGGCCAAAGTCAGTCGGGGTGAGAGAGCTGGATGGTGGCATAGAGAGGAGCGTGGCGCCAGTGAGGCCTGCGTCGCATGAAGGCAGGGTTGGGGAGGCTAGAGGCGTGGAGGTGCAAGAGAGACCTAGGGTGGGTGATGTGCCAGAGAGACCTAGGGTTGGTGATGTGCTGCCAGAGAGACCTAAGTTGAAGCTGCTTCCTCGCTCCAAGCCAATCGAGGCTTCAGAACCATCTCCTGTCTATGTTGAAGAGAAGCAG GTGCATCAGGTTCCAGTGGTCGCGAATACTGTGCAGGTTGACGTTATTCATGATGTGCACCAGAATGTTGTAGCACCTAAAGCAGGAGTAGCAGGGGCAGATGCTGAGGGCCGGGCAGTGGAGCGACCACGATTGAATCTGAAACCCCGCTCCAATGCAGTAGGACAGTCTGATGAAAGTGCTCCAAAGGAAAG GCAATCCCTCTTTGGTGGAGCTCGGCCCAGGGAACAA GTTCTCAGAGAGCGTGGAATAGATGCTTTAGCAAGTGACCTTGATAAGACATCTCCAGTTGGCAG GTCTAAAAGTGAATTTGCAAAGGGTGAGCAGAAGGTCGAAGCTATGTCCATTAACCCTTCAGGTGAAAAGGCTGAGAGTTTTCCAGCTGGTTCTAGAGGCCCAAGGAATGCTGATAAGAAAGACTACAGGCGGGATACAGACCGGAGTGATGTGTATAGGCCTACACGACGGGAGGACAACAGGAGAGTTGCTAGAGATGTGGAGAAGCCCGAGCAACAGCGTCCAGAGCCTGAAACCTGGCGTAAGCCAGTCGAGCCACCAAAGCCTGAGGTTGTTGCACCTCGTTTTGGGAAAGGAGCATCTGCATTGGAGCTTGCACAAGCCTTCTCGAAGTCCATGTCTGATACTGTGCCTCAGAGTCGCTTGACAAGTGTTCCTAGCCCTAAAGTGCCCCAGAGTCCAGGGACCAGGGATCAGGTTGGCTTCTCAAGGCTTACTGACAACCGGGCATTACACTCTAGCCCCTCGCAGCGAAAGATTAACGGTTACTAA
- the LOC127779973 gene encoding chitin-inducible gibberellin-responsive protein 1 isoform X2, translating to MQHALREIETVLMAPDTDDATTSTKHEFEEIKPAQLVRQRSRTWSHESRQPLPGVGRSQFASGGYPTASYEFRPEKRQRELREDTQMIVKQLLTRCAEVLSEDRTEEFHKLVQEARGVVSINGEPIQRLGAYLLEGLVARHGNSGTNIYRALKCREPESKELLSYMRILYNICPYFKFGYMAANGAIAEALRTENNIHIIDFQIAQGTQWITLIQALAARPGGPPRVRITGIDDPVSEYARGEGLDIVGKMLKSMSEEFKIPLEFTPLSVYATQVTKEMLEIRPGEALAVNFTLQLHHTPDESVDVNNPRDGLLRMVKGLSPKVTTLVEQESHTNTTPFLMRFGETMEYYSAMFESIDANLPRDNKERISVEQHCLAKDIVNIIACEGKDRVERHELLGKWKSRLTMAGFRPYPLSSYVNSVIRKLLACYSDKYTLDEKDGAMLLGWRSRKLISASAWH from the coding sequence ATGCAACACGCCTTACGGGAGATTGAGACTGTTCTGATGGCACCTGATACAGATGATGCAACAACTAGCACCAAGCATGAGTTTGAGGAAATCAAGCCTGCTCAGCTTGTGAGGCAGCGGTCAAGAACATGGAGTCATGAATCACGGCAGCCATTACCTGGAGTTGGTCGGTCACAGTTTGCATCTGGTGGATACCCCACAGCAAGCTACGAATTTCGTCCAGAGAAACGACAAAGGGAGTTAAGGGAGGACACTCAGATGATTGTGAAGCAGCTATTAACCAGGTGTGCTGAGGTTCTGAGTGAGGACAGGACAGAGGAGTTCCATAAGCTTGTTCAGGAGGCTCGTGGAGTGGTCTCAATCAACGGGGAACCAATCCAACGTCTAGGTGCTTACCTACTGGAGGGTTTGGTTGCTAGACATGGAAACTCTGGCACAAACATCTACCGTGCTCTGAAGTGCCGTGAGCCAGAGAGCAAGGAGCTCCTGTCCTACATGAGAATTCTATACAATATCTGCCCTTACTTCAAGTTTGGCTATATGGCAGCCAATGGGGCGATTGCAGAAGCATTGAGAACTGAGAACAATATCCACATAATTGATTTTCAGATTGCTCAAGGGACTCAATGGATCACACTGATACAAGCATTAGCTGCAAGGCCGGGTGGTCCTCCTCGTGTGCGGATCACCGGGATAGATGACCCGGTGTCAGAGTATGCTCGTGGTGAAGGTCTTGACATTGTGGGGAAAATGTTGAAAAGCATGTCTGAAGAATTCAAAATACCTCTGGAGTTTACGCCTCTGTCTGTCTATGCCACACAAGTCACGAAAGAGATGCTTGAGATCAGACCAGGTGAAGCACTGGCTGTAAACTTCACACTCCAGCTACACCACACCCCGGACGAGAGCGTGGATGTCAACAACCCACGCGATGGTCTGCTCCGGATGGTGAAAGGGCTGTCCCCGAAGGTGACTACTTTGGTAGAGCAGGAGTCACACACCAACACAACGCCTTTCTTGATGAGGTTTGGGGAGACCATGGAGTACTACTCCGCCATGTTCGAGTCGATCGACGCCAACCTGCCGCGGGACAACAAGGAGAGGATCAGCGTGGAGCAGCACTGCCTCGCCAAGGACATCGTCAACATCATCGCCTGCGAGGGGAAGGACAGGGTGGAGAGGCATGAGCTGCTTGGCAAGTGGAAGTCGAGGCTGACCATGGCCGGCTTCAGGCCTTACCCGTTGAGCTCGTACGTCAACTCGGTGATAAGGAAGCTTCTCGCCTGCTACTCCGATAAATACACATTGGATGAGAAGGACGGCGCGATGCTTCTCGGCTGGAGGAGCAGAAAGCTGATATCTGCTTCTGCGTGGCACTGA
- the LOC127779976 gene encoding coleoptile phototropism protein 1-like: protein MTKTKNSDTGIDKNCFIRAYQAVMVPKCGYIRKAVAAVRGGITTTVEFDLSTLPGGVDAFDKAARDCYGANFQLSVRNAAALLCASAFLDMQPPLARWPDASTRPRSWRQGRAPWLRRHGKASAPASRGEVGEAVRQPPGPLPTRGCLAPLRPSVAAAAPASSGLARAREAKLRGGRLVPSPLAAAWRLSGLVWRWPGAGEEGEAARRRCDHGGFGRRAAGN, encoded by the coding sequence atgacaaaaacTAAGAACTCTGACACTGGCATCGACAAAAACTGCTTCATACGTGCCTACCAGGCGGTGATGGTGCCCAAGTGCGGCTACATCCGCAAGGCCGTCGCGGCGGTGCGTGGTGgcatcaccaccaccgtcgAGTTTGACCTCTCCACGCTGCCCGGCGGTGTCGATGCCTTCGACAAGGCCGCGCGCGACTGCTACGGTGCCAACTTCCAGCTATCAGTGCGCAACGCGGCCGCGCTTCTCTGCGCCTCTGCCTTCCTCGACATGCAGCCGCCGTTGGCCCGGTGGCCGGACGCCTCCACACGCCCCCGGTCGTGGCGGCAGGGCAGGGCGCCCTGGTTGCGGCGGCACGGCAAGGCCTCGGCCCCGGCCTCGCGCGGCGAGGTAGGCGAAGCTGTGAGGCAGCCGCCCGGTCCCCTCCCCACTCGCGGCTGCCTGGCACCTCTCCGGCctagcgtggcggcggcggctccagctagctccggcctggcgcgggcgagggaggcgaagCTGCGAGGCGGCCGCCTGGTCCCCTCCCCACTCGCGGCGGCCTGGCGCCTCTCCGGCCTGGTGTGGCGGTGGCCTGGCGCGGGCGAGGAAGGCgaagcggcgaggcggcgatgcgacCACGGGGGATTTGGGCGTCGGGCGGCAGGAAACTGA
- the LOC127779974 gene encoding pentatricopeptide repeat-containing protein At4g18975, chloroplastic, with product MAGAFSLRLGPRIAGTPPPPASATKGEGRGGGRPTGSRALVSKKPNKEHHLWIRKDSAGSGKKALHLVNTVSKLPNEKEAVYGALDKWTAFEPEFPTIAAAKALEMLKRRRQWLRIIQVAKWLMSKGQVLTWTTYDTLLLALFMDGRIDEAESIWNNIIQTHTRSVPKRLFSRMILIYDTRHCPDKVLEIYADMEELGVHPDEDTTRRIGRAFVTLGQEDKEKIVLEKYLKKYKYMHFNGERVRVRRGGPLA from the exons ATGGCGGGAGCCTTCTCCCTCCGCCTGGGACCGCGCATCGCGgggacgccaccgccgccggcgagcgcgacgaAGGGCGAGGGAAGAGGAGGGGGCCGTCCTACCGGCAGCCGAGCTCT GGTGTCAAAGAAGCCAAACAAGGAGCATCATTTATGGATAAGGAAGGATTCAGCTGGGTCAGGGAAAAAGGCTCTTCATCTTGTTAATACT GTTTCAAAGTTACCAAATGAGAAAGAAGCTGTTTATGGTGCATTGGATAAGTGGACTGCCTTTGAGCCCGAATTCCCTACTATTGCAGCAGCAAAAGCTTTGGAAATGTTGAAAAGGCGGAGACAATGGCTGAGAATCATCCAG GTAGCCAAGTGGTTGATGAGCAAAGGCCAGGTGCTGACATGGACAACGTATGATACACTACTGTTGGCTCTTTTTATGGATGGAAGGATAGATGAGGCTGAGTCGATTTGGAATAATATCATACAAACTCATACACGTTCAGTACCCAAGAGGTTGTTTTCCCGGATGATCCTGATATATGACACCCGCCATTGTCCAGACAAGGTTTTGGAG ATATATGCTGACATGGAGGAGCTAGGGGTGCATCCAGACGAGGATACAACAAGAAGGATCGGAAGAGCATTTGTGACTTTAGGCCAGGAAGATAAAGAAAAGATTGTCCTCGagaaatacttgaagaagtaCAAGTACATGCATTTCAATGGTGAGCGCGTTCGGGTGCGAAGGGGAGGACCTTTGGCATAG
- the LOC127779378 gene encoding uncharacterized protein LOC127779378 codes for MKLFAFVRRCRRLSSAPVDQAAEEEPAAVAPPAEKRRRRPSGPAWKPTLGAISEDVAVASSAAAKAKPAARTKAKAKGKAAPPPPPRRVVRSEYDDFRHYGAPTVLPAFAPTAFLF; via the exons ATGAAGCTGTTCGCCTTCGTGAGGCGCTGCCGGCGGCtgtcgtcggcgccggtggatcaggcggcggaggaggagccggcggcggtggcgccgcccgcggagaagcggcggaggaggccgtcgGGGCCGGCGTGGAAGCCGACGCTCGGGGCGATCTCCGAGGACGTCGCGGtggcgtcgtccgccgccgcgaaggcgaagccggcggcgaggacgaaggcgaaggcgaaggggaaggcggcgccgccgccgccgccgcggcgcgtggTCCGGTCGGAGTACGACGACTTccg GCACTACGGGGCACCCACGGTGTTGCCGGCGTTCGCGCCGACGGCGTTCTTGTTCTGA
- the LOC127779975 gene encoding isopentenyl-diphosphate Delta-isomerase I yields the protein MAGAAAAVEDAGMDEVQKRLMFDDECILVDEQDNVVGHESKYNCHLMEKIESENLLHRAFSVFLFNSKYELLLQQRSATKVTFPLVWTNTCCSHPLYRESELIQENYLGVRNAAQRKLLDELGIPAEDVPVDQFTPLGRMLYKAPSDGKWGEHELDYLLFIVRDVKLVPNPDEVADVKYVSREQLKELIRKADAGEEGLKLSPWFRLVVDNFLMGWWDHVEKGTLNEAVDMETIHKLK from the exons atggccggcgccgccgccgccgtggaggacgCCGGGATGGACGAGGTCCAGAAGCGGCTCATGTTCGACGACGA ATGCATTTTGGTGGATGAACAAGACAATGTTGTTGGCCATGAATCAAAATATAACT GCCATCTGATGGAAAAAATCGAATCTGAAAATCTACTTCATAGGGCTTTCAGTGTATTCCTGTTCAACTCAAAATATGAACTCCTACTCCAG CAACGATCTGCAACAAAGGTTACATTTCCTTTAGTTTGGACCAACACTTGCTGCAGCCATCCTCTGTACCGTGAGTCTGAGCTTATACAGGAAAACTACCTTG GTGTTAGAAATGCTGCTCAGAGGAAGCTCCTGGATGAGCTGGGCATCCCAGCTGAAGATGTGCCAGTTGACCAATTCACCCCTCTTGGTCGGATGCTTTACAAGGCCCCATCTGATGGAAAATGGGGTGAACACGAGC TTGACTACCTGCTGTTCATCGTCCGCGACGTGAAGTTAGTCCCGAACCCGGACGAAGTGGCCGATGTGAAATACGTGAGCCGTGAGCAGCTGAAGGAGCTCATCCGCAAAGCGGACGCCGGAGAGGAAGGCCTGAAGCTGTCTCCCTGGTTCCGGCTGGTTGTTGACAACTTCCTCATGGGCTGGTGGGATCACGTCGAGAAAGGCACCCTCAACGAGGCCGTGGACATGGAGACCATCCACAAGCTGAAGTAA